A region of candidate division WOR-3 bacterium DNA encodes the following proteins:
- a CDS encoding TonB C-terminal domain-containing protein, protein MNRFYIISFILHLTIFSILIFVSRSSSTPLPEFNVVKVRIAPLPQPKVIDIEEPVEEEKTEKIKEEIPKEKAPPDKKPKPLKNKVITKKKNKQKIKKGLPDIKPTVYTGSGRGFTYSYYLNILLNKINKNWKNPFKGKDVVLKTVVYFEVDKNGRIYNVRLEENSGNDLYNETTIRAVTLTKRLPPLPKEFSDDYLKVHLEFLTAQ, encoded by the coding sequence ATGAATCGGTTTTATATTATTTCATTTATATTGCATTTGACGATTTTTTCGATTCTGATATTTGTAAGCAGGAGTTCTTCAACTCCGCTGCCTGAGTTCAACGTCGTGAAGGTTCGGATTGCACCTCTACCCCAACCTAAGGTGATTGATATTGAAGAACCCGTTGAGGAGGAAAAGACGGAAAAGATCAAGGAGGAAATTCCAAAAGAAAAAGCACCCCCCGATAAAAAACCAAAACCTTTAAAGAATAAAGTGATAACTAAGAAAAAGAACAAGCAGAAAATCAAAAAAGGTCTGCCGGATATAAAACCGACCGTATACACGGGCAGCGGCAGAGGGTTCACTTATTCTTATTATCTGAATATCCTCCTTAATAAAATCAACAAAAACTGGAAGAATCCTTTTAAAGGAAAAGACGTCGTTTTGAAGACGGTCGTCTATTTTGAGGTGGACAAAAACGGCAGGATTTATAATGTCAGACTCGAAGAGAATTCCGGTAATGATCTCTACAACGAAACGACGATACGTGCGGTAACACTGACGAAGAGACTCCCGCCTCTGCCCAAAGAATTTTCCGATGATTATCTGAAGGTACATCTTGAATTTTTGACCGCCCAGTGA